One Paenibacillus crassostreae DNA segment encodes these proteins:
- a CDS encoding TetR/AcrR family transcriptional regulator, which yields MRKPVSADHYINKIKPVIRKTKFSQLKIDDIAKYMDISKVTLYKHFSSKDDIIEQVVEYEIEYLQQADTVVNDDSLSFIERFQKTFLQSLLCVIFISDLFLQDLKEFYPRLSEKLVVAQQNRNKNLQAFFETGMEQKIFNRMNAVLSLVQDDATLRRIMEPTFSIQWYDLTLKQAIIEFYKMKQYQMIRSEHLDTVVDSDFESQVGEILQTIS from the coding sequence GTGAGAAAACCCGTGAGTGCAGATCACTATATTAATAAAATCAAGCCAGTAATTAGAAAAACAAAATTTAGCCAGTTGAAAATAGACGATATCGCAAAATATATGGATATAAGCAAAGTAACGCTTTATAAGCACTTTTCATCTAAAGATGATATCATCGAGCAAGTTGTAGAATATGAAATTGAGTATTTGCAGCAGGCTGATACCGTTGTAAACGATGATTCTCTCTCTTTTATTGAGCGCTTTCAAAAAACATTTCTTCAATCATTGCTATGCGTTATTTTTATATCCGATTTGTTTCTGCAAGATCTTAAGGAATTCTATCCGCGGCTTTCTGAAAAGCTTGTCGTTGCCCAACAAAATCGAAATAAAAATTTACAAGCTTTTTTTGAAACCGGGATGGAGCAGAAGATTTTCAACAGAATGAACGCTGTGCTGTCCTTGGTTCAAGATGATGCTACGCTGCGGCGCATTATGGAACCGACATTTAGTATTCAATGGTATGATCTCACCCTGAAACAAGCAATTATCGAATTTTATAAGATGAAACAGTATCAAATGATTAGATCTGAACATCTGGATACGGTGGTCGATTCCGACTTTGAAAGTCAGGTTGGGGAGATTTTGCAAACTATTTCTTGA
- a CDS encoding TetR/AcrR family transcriptional regulator: MAVREDKRELIIENAVSVFAKTGYYKSTTAMVAKAAGVTQPYVFHFFENKEELFKAVLEHAFSRIYDTFSEVEAPADQLIETMGHGFSQIIQTHRDEVLMVMQAYTVSEVSIREHVRKLYLNIFESLALKMEKAGVPNAKGTASHFIATGLLITLAEVLNLPELLC; this comes from the coding sequence TTGGCAGTTCGGGAAGATAAAAGAGAACTTATTATCGAAAATGCTGTAAGTGTTTTCGCTAAGACGGGGTATTATAAATCAACGACTGCGATGGTGGCAAAGGCTGCAGGAGTTACGCAGCCCTATGTGTTTCATTTTTTTGAAAACAAGGAAGAATTGTTCAAGGCGGTTCTTGAGCATGCTTTTAGTCGCATATATGACACATTTTCAGAAGTTGAAGCACCTGCTGATCAGTTAATCGAAACGATGGGTCATGGGTTTAGTCAGATTATCCAAACTCATCGTGATGAGGTGTTGATGGTTATGCAAGCATATACCGTTTCAGAGGTCAGTATTCGAGAACATGTTCGAAAGTTGTACCTTAACATTTTTGAATCTCTTGCTTTGAAAATGGAAAAAGCGGGAGTTCCTAATGCAAAAGGGACAGCATCTCATTTTATTGCCACAGGTTTACTTATTACGCTTGCAGAGGTACTGAATTTACCAGAATTACTTTGTTGA
- a CDS encoding recombinase family protein: MLHDISKDSDIYKVLVWKLSRQTRKLSHLLNIVDILEQYNTGLILTNDGLDPLVDLVCDKEQEKEAVKPVINKVKIL; the protein is encoded by the coding sequence ATGTTACATGATATTTCAAAAGATAGTGATATTTATAAGGTTCTTGTATGGAAGTTAAGTCGCCAAACTCGAAAATTATCACATCTGCTTAATATCGTGGACATATTAGAACAATATAATACTGGTCTTATCTTGACAAACGATGGTCTTGATCCGCTTGTCGACTTGGTATGCGACAAAGAGCAAGAGAAGGAAGCAGTGAAACCCGTTATTAACAAAGTGAAAATACTATGA
- a CDS encoding sensor histidine kinase, with translation MMTYWLWLLFNVIIWLFSLIYFNQSIEEMAVVLFGTALYFAIFFFLPLVKRKPKMTLSLLCINAIIAIATFFPDVNRGFNPYIILILTLLIGEGLYRLSLRYSLVLGGIIATGLITANLRSDLLPIIQICIVIYMSILFTAMVYYKKTKDHTDDLEVRYDTLLNEYRNMKRRIVSEEALTRQEERMLIAHEIHDSVGHKLTALLMQLEVFRIHASEQDKSQVQSLKELASASLEETRSAVRSIKTNEPGGLPGILRLIRKLEMENYMRIHFSVKHGAFTAPLTGEQSFVIYRSVQEALTNIMKHSHTREAEIMFEAPGGSIFRFEISNPVTDNNRYQEGFGLTSMRERLEKLGGNLDVYKTEEQFIVSGFLRIGYGGLG, from the coding sequence ATGATGACTTACTGGTTATGGCTCTTATTTAACGTCATCATTTGGCTATTTTCCCTTATTTATTTCAACCAAAGTATAGAGGAAATGGCAGTAGTCTTGTTTGGGACGGCACTGTACTTTGCAATTTTCTTCTTCCTACCGTTAGTCAAACGTAAACCCAAAATGACACTATCACTACTATGTATAAATGCAATTATCGCAATCGCTACATTTTTCCCTGATGTTAATAGAGGATTTAACCCCTATATTATTCTCATATTAACGCTGCTGATTGGAGAAGGGCTATATCGCTTGTCATTACGTTACAGCTTGGTGCTGGGGGGAATCATTGCTACAGGGTTAATCACAGCTAATTTAAGATCGGATTTGTTACCAATCATTCAAATATGTATTGTTATCTATATGAGCATCCTGTTTACTGCAATGGTTTATTATAAAAAAACAAAGGATCATACAGATGATCTCGAAGTTAGATATGATACGCTTCTGAATGAATATCGAAATATGAAGAGACGTATTGTTTCAGAGGAAGCCTTAACGAGACAAGAGGAGCGCATGTTAATTGCCCACGAAATACATGATTCTGTAGGTCATAAGCTTACTGCTTTGCTTATGCAGTTGGAAGTATTTCGTATCCATGCTTCCGAACAAGACAAATCTCAAGTTCAATCGTTGAAGGAGCTAGCAAGCGCCAGCTTGGAAGAGACAAGAAGTGCAGTGAGATCCATAAAAACGAATGAACCGGGTGGGCTGCCAGGAATTTTGCGGTTAATACGTAAATTGGAAATGGAAAATTATATGCGTATTCACTTTTCTGTAAAACATGGTGCTTTTACAGCACCGCTGACGGGTGAACAGTCTTTCGTCATCTACCGATCTGTACAAGAGGCTTTAACGAATATAATGAAGCATAGTCATACAAGGGAAGCAGAGATTATGTTCGAAGCACCAGGAGGAAGCATTTTCCGTTTTGAAATAAGTAATCCAGTGACAGATAACAATCGATATCAGGAAGGGTTTGGGCTTACTTCTATGCGGGAGCGGTTAGAGAAATTAGGCGGGAATTTGGATGTTTATAAAACAGAGGAGCAATTTATTGTAAGTGGCTTTTTAAGAATTGGGTATGGGGGATTAGGATGA
- a CDS encoding response regulator transcription factor, whose product MIRILLAEDQVMVRQGLKLMIESDKEMKVAGEADNGKEAILLCEKQAFDVVILDIRMPVMDGIEAAKVIQSRWPRMKIIILTTFDDNQYVLETLRIGVSGYILKTGDTDALLRSIRSALTGGLSIEDHVAAKVIPILMKQGEKNEADPSLTPREKEILTCIGEGLSNGEIAERLAISVGTVKNNTSQILNKLDLRDRTQLAIYAIRHDLV is encoded by the coding sequence ATGATTCGGATATTACTGGCTGAAGACCAGGTGATGGTCAGGCAAGGATTAAAGCTGATGATTGAGTCGGATAAGGAAATGAAGGTGGCAGGGGAAGCGGACAATGGCAAGGAAGCGATCCTTCTTTGTGAAAAACAAGCGTTTGATGTTGTCATCTTGGATATTCGCATGCCTGTCATGGACGGAATTGAAGCTGCTAAAGTCATTCAATCCCGCTGGCCGAGAATGAAAATAATCATATTAACGACGTTTGATGATAATCAATATGTACTTGAGACGTTAAGAATAGGAGTCAGTGGGTACATTTTGAAAACCGGAGATACAGATGCCTTGCTCCGCTCCATCCGAAGCGCTTTAACTGGAGGATTGTCGATTGAGGATCATGTGGCTGCGAAGGTGATACCCATCTTAATGAAACAAGGGGAAAAGAATGAGGCTGACCCTTCGTTAACTCCAAGGGAAAAGGAAATATTGACATGTATTGGAGAAGGTCTCAGCAATGGAGAAATCGCAGAAAGATTAGCCATATCGGTTGGAACCGTAAAAAATAACACGAGTCAAATTTTGAATAAATTAGATTTAAGGGATCGGACACAGTTGGCAATCTATGCGATTCGTCATGATCTAGTATAA
- a CDS encoding ABC transporter ATP-binding protein, with protein MLETIKLSKVYKEKRVVDEIDFYLDEGESVGLLGPNGAGKSTTISMISSLLKPTSGDVKLNGKSIIQDPSEIRKVLGVVPQEIALYEELSAYENLAFFGKIYKVKKQVLEKQIQEVLEMVGLRDRQKELVKTFSGGMKRRVNIAAALLHQPKILILDEPTVGIDPQSRNHILETVRNLNKEYGTTILYTSHYMEEVEQLCNRVYIMDHGKVIASGSKSELLSILSSEDTIHVQLSKTSDSLIETIKSMECVRRVDEASDGIRIISKKGSNLLGDLVHASEKIGSQITHFQMEVPSLEDVFLHLTGKTLRD; from the coding sequence ATGCTCGAAACGATAAAATTGAGTAAAGTATATAAGGAAAAAAGAGTGGTTGATGAGATTGATTTCTATTTAGACGAGGGTGAGTCTGTTGGATTGCTTGGGCCCAATGGAGCTGGGAAATCAACGACTATTTCCATGATCTCGTCTTTGCTAAAACCAACATCAGGTGATGTGAAGCTTAATGGGAAAAGCATCATACAAGATCCATCTGAAATCAGAAAGGTTCTGGGTGTTGTTCCACAGGAAATTGCCTTATATGAGGAGCTTTCGGCATATGAAAATCTGGCGTTTTTCGGGAAAATTTACAAGGTTAAAAAGCAGGTATTAGAGAAACAAATCCAAGAAGTGCTTGAAATGGTGGGATTGAGAGATCGGCAGAAGGAGCTTGTTAAAACATTTTCCGGCGGCATGAAGAGAAGAGTGAACATTGCAGCAGCATTATTGCATCAACCCAAGATCCTCATTCTTGATGAACCAACTGTCGGCATTGATCCACAATCAAGAAATCATATTCTAGAAACCGTTCGCAACTTAAATAAGGAATACGGAACAACTATTCTTTATACAAGCCACTATATGGAGGAAGTAGAGCAACTATGTAATCGTGTCTACATCATGGACCATGGCAAGGTGATAGCATCTGGCAGTAAATCTGAGCTACTAAGTATTTTATCTAGTGAAGATACCATACATGTGCAGCTTAGCAAAACAAGTGATTCATTAATAGAAACTATAAAATCAATGGAATGTGTACGTCGAGTTGATGAGGCTAGTGATGGTATTCGAATCATATCTAAAAAGGGAAGTAACCTCTTAGGTGACTTAGTCCATGCCTCAGAAAAAATAGGCAGCCAGATTACTCACTTCCAAATGGAAGTACCTAGTCTTGAAGATGTATTTCTACATTTGACTGGAAAAACGTTGAGAGATTAG
- a CDS encoding ABC transporter permease: MGSFFKKDVLVFWRDRKEILMALLLPIVLIVVLNFAFSGLFNKDGASINIDVAIVQENDESIGLEHSLVHDLFSDPELKQWVNAQELSEVEATELLENGELDAIIRVPEDFTYERLSSQVLGEEAGSTLTIQAEEQSLEVTALQDIIDNFINTLNLQFALGQTAGVGRTEPELPQGGREVVEGVETYSPSQYFTIAISTLFALFMAQTVAMKTVTEKRERVFNRIILTNSHPLHYLMGKTLSTFWLTWVQMMITFTLTQLLLDVFPGKSAVFWLGLILMITAFALTVAGLSAIFTTITLNLNDLNAASGLFTLIIMVLGVLGGSFFPIQGFPELIQNIGEWIPNGLTQTALIEWIQFANPLDLILPCSILIGYFIVFIVMGISFFPRRGRI, translated from the coding sequence ATGGGTTCTTTTTTCAAAAAAGACGTATTGGTGTTCTGGAGAGATCGTAAAGAGATTCTAATGGCGTTGTTATTACCGATTGTACTTATTGTTGTATTAAACTTTGCCTTTTCTGGTCTATTCAATAAAGATGGAGCTTCTATAAATATAGACGTGGCCATTGTGCAGGAAAATGATGAGTCTATCGGGTTGGAACATAGTCTTGTCCACGATTTGTTTAGTGATCCGGAATTGAAGCAATGGGTTAACGCACAGGAATTAAGTGAAGTGGAAGCAACGGAATTATTGGAGAATGGTGAGTTGGATGCCATCATTAGGGTTCCTGAAGATTTCACGTATGAGAGGCTATCTTCGCAGGTGCTAGGTGAGGAAGCGGGAAGTACATTAACGATTCAAGCAGAGGAGCAATCATTGGAGGTTACTGCACTTCAAGATATCATTGATAATTTCATCAACACCCTTAATTTGCAGTTTGCACTAGGTCAAACAGCTGGGGTTGGAAGAACAGAACCAGAATTGCCGCAAGGGGGAAGAGAAGTCGTAGAAGGGGTTGAGACATATAGTCCTTCACAATATTTTACAATAGCTATTAGTACACTTTTCGCATTGTTTATGGCACAGACGGTGGCGATGAAAACAGTCACAGAGAAGCGAGAACGCGTGTTTAATCGGATTATATTGACGAATAGCCATCCTTTACATTATTTAATGGGAAAAACACTTTCCACCTTTTGGCTGACCTGGGTACAGATGATGATTACATTTACACTTACTCAATTGTTGCTAGATGTGTTTCCTGGGAAATCAGCAGTATTTTGGCTTGGATTAATTCTAATGATCACTGCGTTTGCCTTAACCGTTGCCGGGCTCTCTGCGATATTTACAACAATCACCTTAAACCTAAATGATTTAAATGCAGCAAGTGGACTATTTACACTGATTATTATGGTGTTGGGTGTCCTTGGCGGCAGCTTCTTTCCGATTCAGGGATTTCCGGAGTTGATTCAGAATATTGGAGAATGGATACCGAATGGACTAACACAGACAGCACTGATTGAATGGATTCAGTTCGCTAATCCGCTCGATTTAATTTTACCATGCAGCATCCTTATCGGATATTTCATTGTCTTTATTGTAATGGGTATTTCATTCTTTCCTAGAAGGGGGAGGATCTAA
- a CDS encoding ABC transporter permease, whose product MLPVFMAQWLKDKRKPFTIILFIGLSILATVIFGDTSQYTQTSVAIFSSGPSAEEIEEKWVDLLNDSDAIKFVITEEGKAREEVAEGRSDVAILLLEKDYRLITSSNMVNIQLVEQQVHKVFAQEAQLAAAAGTENTAKLRNEVEIYLENPPLKVQTQSLNGGEIPNHNMGIQLLFGFTLFIVMFTIGFKVNGITADKVNGVWNRLILSPVSKTAMYVGHLFYSFCVGFFQMLIVFLIFEYVMDYDLGNFQMILTIAAVYTLSMVSLAMLFTGIAKTPEKFNMIFSSIVPIIPVISGVYMAPGSISNPILVFIGDIFPLSHAVDAMLDVTLYNAGWSDIALSCSIMLLIGVVCMGVGVNLVERSKR is encoded by the coding sequence ATGCTCCCAGTTTTTATGGCACAATGGCTGAAGGATAAGCGGAAACCGTTCACCATTATATTATTTATTGGGCTAAGTATTCTGGCGACGGTTATATTTGGTGATACATCGCAATATACACAGACCTCTGTTGCAATTTTTAGTTCCGGACCCAGCGCTGAGGAAATTGAAGAAAAATGGGTGGATTTATTAAATGATAGTGATGCAATTAAATTTGTGATTACAGAAGAAGGGAAAGCGCGTGAGGAAGTTGCAGAAGGAAGAAGCGATGTGGCAATTCTCTTGTTGGAAAAGGATTATCGCTTAATTACATCATCTAATATGGTTAACATACAACTTGTCGAGCAACAAGTTCATAAAGTATTTGCTCAAGAAGCACAGCTTGCAGCGGCGGCAGGTACAGAGAATACGGCTAAATTAAGAAATGAAGTAGAAATTTATTTGGAAAATCCACCATTAAAGGTTCAAACACAATCACTTAATGGGGGAGAAATTCCGAATCATAATATGGGAATCCAACTCCTATTTGGATTTACTCTATTTATCGTGATGTTTACTATTGGATTTAAAGTGAATGGGATCACTGCGGATAAGGTGAATGGTGTATGGAACCGATTGATCCTCTCACCAGTAAGTAAGACAGCTATGTATGTAGGACATTTGTTTTATAGTTTTTGTGTTGGTTTCTTTCAAATGCTGATTGTTTTTCTCATCTTTGAGTATGTAATGGACTACGACTTAGGTAATTTCCAGATGATACTAACCATAGCTGCTGTGTATACATTAAGTATGGTTAGTTTGGCAATGTTATTTACTGGAATCGCCAAAACACCGGAAAAGTTTAATATGATATTTTCTTCTATTGTTCCGATTATTCCGGTCATCAGTGGAGTATATATGGCGCCAGGTTCAATCAGCAACCCTATCCTTGTGTTTATTGGAGACATTTTCCCATTGTCTCACGCAGTGGATGCGATGTTGGATGTTACTCTGTATAATGCAGGTTGGAGTGACATTGCTTTGTCTTGTTCCATCATGCTATTGATTGGTGTTGTGTGCATGGGTGTAGGAGTCAATTTGGTAGAGCGAAGTAAAAGATGA
- the mqo gene encoding malate dehydrogenase (quinone): protein MNNRETKSDVILIGAGIMSATLGTFLKELVPEWEIKVFEKLENAGEESTNEWNNAGTGHAALCELNYTVEKPDGSIDISKAIHINEQFQLSMQFWSYLVNSKLISNPQDFIMLLPHMSMVLGEQNVTFLKKRFEAMSNNPLFQGMEFSDDPGKLMEWIPLIIRDRLSNEPIAATKINSGTDVNFGALTRLLFDHLKNNNVDIHYNHKVDNMKRNSDSSWELKIRNASGAVERHTAKFVFIGGGGGSLHLLQKSGIPEGKHIGGFPVSGIFMVCNNPNVVEQHHAKVYGKAKVGAPPMSVPHLDTRFIDNKKSLLFGPFAGFSPKFLKSGSMFDLITSINPSNVVTMLAGGAKNLSLTKYLIEQVMLSKEKRLEELREFIPSAKGEDWDLVVAGQRVQVIKDTEAGGKGTLQFGTEVICADDGSIAALLGASPGASTAVHVMLEVLERCFPEHIKEWEPKIKEMIPSYGLSLLENPELLHEIQTLIAESLMLSAKELVYS, encoded by the coding sequence ATGAACAATAGAGAGACTAAATCAGACGTTATCTTAATTGGTGCAGGAATCATGAGTGCGACTTTAGGGACATTTCTGAAAGAATTAGTACCAGAATGGGAAATTAAAGTATTCGAGAAACTTGAAAATGCAGGTGAGGAAAGCACCAACGAATGGAATAATGCAGGAACAGGACATGCGGCATTGTGCGAGCTTAACTACACTGTCGAAAAGCCAGACGGATCTATAGATATTAGCAAAGCTATCCATATTAATGAACAGTTTCAGCTATCCATGCAGTTTTGGTCTTATCTTGTAAACAGCAAACTGATTAGTAATCCACAGGACTTTATTATGCTATTACCTCATATGAGTATGGTACTAGGGGAACAAAATGTAACTTTTTTAAAGAAACGTTTTGAAGCGATGTCAAATAATCCTCTGTTTCAAGGGATGGAATTTTCCGATGATCCTGGGAAACTGATGGAATGGATCCCGCTTATTATACGAGATCGTCTATCGAATGAGCCTATAGCGGCAACAAAAATTAACTCTGGTACGGATGTTAACTTTGGCGCTTTAACGCGATTGTTGTTTGACCACTTAAAGAATAACAATGTTGATATTCATTACAACCATAAAGTTGATAATATGAAACGTAATAGTGATAGTTCGTGGGAATTGAAAATAAGAAACGCCAGCGGTGCCGTCGAACGCCACACTGCTAAATTCGTCTTTATCGGAGGTGGGGGAGGAAGCCTTCATTTACTGCAAAAATCCGGTATCCCTGAAGGGAAACATATTGGTGGATTCCCGGTAAGCGGAATATTTATGGTGTGCAATAATCCAAATGTTGTAGAACAGCATCATGCAAAAGTATATGGCAAAGCTAAGGTGGGAGCACCTCCAATGTCTGTTCCGCATCTTGATACTAGATTTATTGATAATAAAAAATCGTTGCTATTTGGACCGTTTGCCGGCTTCTCACCAAAGTTTCTGAAATCTGGTTCTATGTTTGATTTGATTACTTCTATAAACCCGAGTAATGTTGTAACGATGCTCGCAGGAGGCGCCAAAAACTTGTCTCTGACCAAATACTTGATCGAGCAAGTGATGTTATCGAAAGAGAAGCGCCTAGAAGAGTTACGAGAGTTCATCCCGAGCGCCAAAGGCGAGGATTGGGACTTAGTAGTAGCGGGCCAACGTGTGCAGGTTATCAAAGATACTGAAGCTGGTGGTAAAGGTACACTTCAATTTGGTACGGAAGTTATTTGTGCTGATGATGGCTCGATTGCAGCATTACTTGGTGCTTCTCCAGGTGCTTCTACTGCTGTTCACGTTATGCTTGAGGTACTTGAAAGATGCTTCCCAGAACATATAAAAGAATGGGAACCGAAAATAAAAGAAATGATTCCTTCTTATGGCTTGTCACTTTTGGAGAATCCAGAGCTTCTGCATGAAATTCAAACTTTAATAGCAGAGTCGCTTATGCTAAGTGCAAAAGAATTGGTTTATAGTTAA
- a CDS encoding helix-turn-helix domain-containing protein, which translates to MIFSERLKREREKNGWSQTELAEKIHVSRQSVSKWETGKNYPNIEVIIDLSDLFGITIDELLRSDEELKEKVIQDGKQLAYPKWKVLFDSVFLLGTFLLVSKIIIIALNHFVGTNILILEGLPKVVTNFLPLILMVMGGIGSDQLKNKYI; encoded by the coding sequence ATGATTTTTAGTGAACGTTTAAAAAGAGAAAGAGAAAAAAATGGCTGGTCACAAACAGAGCTTGCTGAAAAGATTCATGTTAGTCGCCAGTCAGTTTCCAAATGGGAGACAGGCAAAAACTATCCCAATATTGAGGTAATCATCGATTTGAGTGATTTATTTGGTATTACTATAGATGAACTACTAAGGAGTGATGAAGAGTTGAAAGAGAAAGTAATTCAAGATGGTAAGCAATTAGCATATCCAAAGTGGAAGGTTTTGTTTGATAGTGTGTTTTTATTAGGTACATTTTTATTAGTTTCAAAAATAATCATTATCGCTTTAAATCACTTTGTTGGTACAAATATTCTTATACTAGAAGGTTTACCGAAAGTAGTCACCAATTTTTTACCACTAATTTTAATGGTAATGGGTGGCATTGGCAGTGATCAATTGAAAAATAAATATATTTAA
- a CDS encoding coenzyme F420-0:L-glutamate ligase — protein sequence MERVVGTVVRGLRGPIIHKGDNIEEIVVNTVLNAAKNEGYTIEDRDVVTVTESIVARAQGNYATIDDIASDVKAKFGDETVGVIFPILSRNRFANCLRGIAKGAKSVVLMLSYPSDEVGNHLVDIDELDAKGINPWTDVLSEAEFREHFGYIKHPFTGVDYIGYYKELIEAEGVTCQVVFSNHPKTILDYTKNVLTCDIHSRFRTKRILKNNGAEKVYGLDDILTESINGSGFNEAYGLLGSNKATEDSIKLFPNNCQPVVDGIQAKLKEVTGKTVEVMIYGDGAFKDPVGKIWELADPVVSPAYTQGLDGTPNEVKLKYLADNNFSHLDGEELKQAISQYIQNKSDDLVGAMEAQGTTPRRLTDLIGSLSDLTSGSGDKGTPIVYIQGYFDNYTK from the coding sequence TTGGAAAGAGTAGTTGGAACAGTAGTTCGTGGTCTTCGAGGTCCAATCATTCACAAAGGGGATAACATCGAAGAAATTGTTGTTAATACTGTATTAAATGCAGCCAAGAATGAAGGTTATACGATCGAGGATCGTGACGTTGTCACCGTAACAGAATCAATTGTAGCTCGCGCACAAGGAAACTATGCGACAATTGACGATATTGCATCAGATGTAAAGGCAAAATTCGGTGATGAAACAGTTGGTGTTATTTTCCCAATTCTAAGTCGTAACCGATTTGCAAATTGCTTACGTGGTATTGCCAAAGGGGCAAAGAGTGTAGTCCTAATGTTAAGTTATCCTTCTGACGAAGTTGGTAACCACCTTGTAGACATCGATGAACTGGATGCTAAAGGTATAAATCCATGGACCGATGTTTTATCTGAAGCTGAATTCCGTGAGCATTTCGGTTATATCAAACATCCATTCACAGGTGTTGACTATATCGGATATTATAAGGAATTAATCGAAGCTGAAGGTGTAACTTGCCAGGTTGTCTTCTCTAACCATCCTAAAACAATTTTAGACTATACAAAAAATGTATTAACTTGTGATATTCACTCTCGCTTCCGTACAAAACGGATCCTAAAAAATAATGGTGCAGAAAAAGTATACGGACTCGATGATATCCTTACAGAGTCAATTAACGGTAGTGGCTTTAACGAAGCTTATGGGCTACTTGGATCCAATAAAGCAACGGAAGATAGCATAAAATTATTTCCAAACAACTGCCAACCCGTAGTTGACGGTATTCAAGCAAAACTTAAAGAAGTTACTGGAAAAACAGTTGAAGTCATGATTTATGGCGATGGCGCATTCAAAGATCCAGTAGGTAAAATTTGGGAGCTTGCGGATCCTGTTGTATCACCCGCTTACACTCAAGGTCTTGACGGTACACCTAATGAAGTGAAATTGAAATATTTAGCAGATAACAACTTCTCTCATCTTGATGGAGAAGAGTTGAAACAAGCCATTTCTCAATATATTCAGAATAAAAGTGATGACCTAGTTGGTGCAATGGAAGCGCAGGGTACTACCCCTCGTAGACTAACGGACCTCATTGGCTCATTATCAGATTTAACTTCTGGAAGTGGGGACAAAGGAACACCAATTGTCTATATCCAAGGTTACTTCGATAACTATACGAAATAA
- a CDS encoding LysR family transcriptional regulator yields MIAKLDVYRIFNIVSQNKSFSKAAQELYMTQSAVSQAISKLEKELEIQLFYRTPKGIVLTNEGELLNEHVNSALGIINVAEDKLIEVKGLKTGQLRIGVGDTISRYFLLPYLEEFHLKYPGIKLNILNGTTTEICAFIKSGKADVGICNLPFNDEYLEVIPCKEIQDIFVCGEKYKTITSKPISLESLMKMPLIFLEKKSNSRMVVENFLKKRGLHVSPMFELGSHDLLLEFTRINLGISCVIKEFSKDYLERGDLYEVMLEENIPPRSIGICYLKSVPLSRAAKKFVDSIY; encoded by the coding sequence GTGATTGCGAAATTGGATGTATACCGGATATTTAACATCGTTAGTCAGAATAAAAGTTTTTCTAAAGCTGCACAGGAATTATATATGACACAATCAGCTGTTAGTCAAGCGATCTCGAAGTTGGAGAAAGAATTAGAAATTCAGCTTTTTTATCGAACGCCAAAGGGAATTGTATTAACAAATGAAGGGGAATTGTTAAATGAGCATGTTAACTCTGCCTTAGGGATCATCAATGTTGCGGAAGATAAACTAATAGAAGTAAAAGGATTAAAGACAGGACAATTGCGTATCGGAGTTGGCGATACAATCTCTCGCTATTTTTTATTACCCTATCTGGAAGAGTTTCATCTCAAGTACCCTGGAATTAAATTAAATATACTAAATGGAACAACAACAGAAATCTGTGCTTTTATTAAATCCGGGAAAGCGGATGTTGGGATATGTAATTTACCATTCAATGATGAATATCTTGAAGTCATACCCTGTAAGGAAATTCAAGATATCTTTGTCTGTGGAGAAAAATACAAAACAATAACATCAAAACCAATCAGTTTAGAATCTCTAATGAAAATGCCACTAATATTCCTAGAAAAGAAATCAAATTCACGAATGGTTGTGGAGAATTTCTTGAAAAAGAGAGGTTTACATGTTTCACCTATGTTTGAACTTGGATCACATGATCTACTATTAGAATTTACTAGAATAAACTTAGGTATTTCGTGTGTCATAAAAGAATTCTCGAAAGATTATTTAGAAAGAGGAGATTTATACGAGGTAATGCTAGAAGAGAACATTCCCCCAAGAAGTATTGGGATATGTTATTTAAAAAGTGTTCCGTTATCACGTGCTGCGAAGAAATTTGTAGATAGTATCTATTAA